A genomic window from Scylla paramamosain isolate STU-SP2022 unplaced genomic scaffold, ASM3559412v1 Contig20, whole genome shotgun sequence includes:
- the LOC135097461 gene encoding uncharacterized protein LOC135097461: MLFMAAPRTTLSLASGHEGQAGQWWRLWLRGGEEERGKPSSGDPAPPQLDQERDAAGTEAGRGVVVRTQFSESIFGVSVDSLMPGKRRRLLNLTVTPHTGEHWQVSLHVPIISTALEWETKLWKNQGKQHWEVNGEVKSTKSDISLEFVHFKQEKQDEETQVTDDRGEAGRCDAEGCGDGNVKEPKAKSRHHVDSDCDSDLRKEQTVDQNEVCSGRDHKSEDLKQNDPDSIMVNVDEECSRKAECDGPEESVSSDAVQETTQKLTSRVFSLSSNMKTYVSSDGGRWIRILQRTHLAFCPRLGWNLNQIFRFNRDWTGWEVAWRCGVGMY; this comes from the exons ATGCTGTTCATGGCGGCTCCCAGGACCACCCTCAGCCTGGCCAGCGGGCATGAGGGCCAGGCGGGGCAGTGGTGGCGGCTGTGGTTGAGAGGCGGTGAGGAAGAGCGCGGCAAGCCCTCCAGTGGTGACCCCGCGCCGCCTCAGCTTGACCaag AGCGAGACGCAGCCGGAACCGAGGCAGGACGGGGCGTGGTGGTGCGCACTCAGTTCTCTGAATCCATCTTTGGCGTATCTGTGGACTCGCTGATGCCGGGGAAGCGTCGGCGTCTCCTGAACCTCACCGTCACGCCACACACTGG AGAACACTGGCAGGTGAGCCTACATGTGCCAATTATCTCTACAGCCCTCGAGTGGGAGACGAAGCTCTGGAAAAATCAGGGCAAGCAACATTGGGAAGTTAATGGGGAAGTCAAGTCTACCAAATCTGACATATCGTTAGAATTCGTTCACTTCAAGCAGGAGAAGCAGGACGAGGAGACTCAGGTCACGGATGACAGAGGTGAGGCTGGCAGGTGTGATGCTGAAGGTTGTGGGGACGGCAATGTCAAGGAGCCAAAAGCCAAGTCGCGGCACCACGTCGACAGTGATTGCGACtcagatttaagaaaagaacagacagtAGACCAGAATGAAGTTTGTAGTGGTCGAGATCATAAATCAGAAGACTTAAAGCAAAATGATCCTGATTCCATAATGGTAAATGTAGACGAAGAATGTTCCAGGAAAGCGGAGTGTGATGGACCGGAAGAGTCAGTGTCAAGTGACGCTGTTCAAGAGACTACACAAAAATTAACTTCCCGGGTTTTCAGCCTTTCTTCCAACATGAAGACTTACG TCTCATCTGACGGAGGACGCTGGATTCGGATCCTGCAGCGCACACACCTGGCATTCTGTCCTCGCCTTGGCTGGAACTTGAACC AAATATTTCGGTTCAATCGTGACTGGACTGGGTGGGAGGTAGCGTGGCGGTGTGGTGTTGGGATGTATTGA